The Oncorhynchus kisutch isolate 150728-3 linkage group LG20, Okis_V2, whole genome shotgun sequence genome has a segment encoding these proteins:
- the LOC109865824 gene encoding epithelial membrane protein 2: MLVLAGIVVLHITAIILLLVATIDNAWWLTDSVATDVWGRWELEGSAWHYTNLKGDYAEEYLQVVQAGAVLACIFSILGLFVFVAQLFTLSKGQRFTFSGALMLISCLCVMIAASIYTDIFHKQDQGWFGHSFILAWISFVLTFILGVIYVVLRKKSE, from the exons ATGTTGGTCCTGGCTGGAAtcgttgttcttcacattactgcCATCATCCTGCTTCTGGTTGCAACCATTGATAAT GCCTGGTGGCTCACAGACTCAGTGGCCACAGATGTGTGGGGCCGGTGGGAACTGGAAGGCTCAGCTTGGCACTACACCAACCTCAAAGGAGACTATGCTGAAG AATACCTCCAGGTAGTGCAGGCCGGAGCAGTGCTGGCTTGCATCTTCTCCATCCTGGGCCTGTTTGTGTTCGTGGCTCAACTCTTCACCTTGTCCAAGGGCCAGAGGTTCACCTTCTCTGGAGCCTTGATGCTCATCTCCT GTCTGTGTGTAATGATTGCTGCGTCCATCTACACGGACATCTTCCACAAGCAGGACCAGGGCTGGTTCGGACACTCTTTCATCCTGGCCTGGATCTCCTTCGTTCTCACCTTCATACTGGGCGTCATCTACGTGGTGCTGCGCAAGAAGAGCGAGTAG